One window from the genome of Candidatus Manganitrophaceae bacterium encodes:
- the rpmE gene encoding 50S ribosomal protein L31, with protein MKTAIHPEYNEVEIACACGAVLKSKSTRKDIRLDICASCHPFFTGTQKIVDTEGRVERFKKKYAKK; from the coding sequence ATGAAAACAGCGATTCACCCCGAATATAATGAGGTCGAGATTGCTTGCGCCTGCGGGGCGGTGCTGAAATCAAAATCGACCCGAAAAGACATCCGGCTCGATATTTGTGCGTCCTGTCATCCATTTTTCACCGGAACGCAAAAGATCGTCGATACCGAGGGCCGCGTGGAGCGGTTCAAGAAGAAATACGCGAAGAAATAG
- the prfA gene encoding peptide chain release factor 1, whose product MTDKLEGIVKKYEALTAQLSDPAIMSNPTEQIRLAKERAEYEETVQQYEAYRAILKEIADTDEVRRDPKADPELREMAEGEWQALQKKKEAQESVLKTLLVPKNPHDDRNIFLEIRAGTGGNEAGLFASDLLRMYMKYAEKHRWKAEMMTSSETGVGGLKEVVLAVAGKGAYRHFQFESGVHRVQRVPETEASGRIHTSTVTVAVIPEAEEVDIQVDQKDLRIDTFCSSGPGGQSVNTTYSAVRITHIPTGTVVSCQDERSQLKNRTKAMRILRSRLLEIEREKQEQEIAKNRKSQVGTGERSEKIRTYNFKENRLTDHRINLSFYQLDQILQGEVDSVINALITDDEEKRLAES is encoded by the coding sequence CTGACAGACAAGCTGGAAGGGATCGTCAAAAAGTACGAAGCCCTCACGGCGCAGCTATCCGATCCGGCGATTATGTCGAATCCGACGGAACAGATCCGTCTGGCCAAAGAGCGGGCCGAATACGAGGAAACCGTCCAGCAATACGAAGCCTATCGCGCGATTCTCAAAGAGATCGCCGATACGGATGAGGTGCGTCGCGATCCTAAGGCCGATCCCGAGCTGCGCGAGATGGCCGAAGGCGAATGGCAGGCGCTCCAGAAAAAAAAAGAGGCGCAGGAATCGGTCTTAAAGACCCTCTTGGTTCCCAAAAATCCGCATGACGACCGAAATATTTTCCTGGAGATCCGGGCCGGGACCGGCGGAAACGAGGCGGGGCTTTTCGCTTCGGACCTGCTTCGGATGTATATGAAATATGCCGAAAAGCACCGGTGGAAGGCCGAGATGATGACCTCCAGTGAGACCGGCGTCGGCGGGCTGAAAGAGGTCGTTCTCGCCGTGGCCGGAAAGGGGGCCTACCGCCATTTTCAATTCGAAAGCGGCGTTCACCGGGTGCAGCGGGTTCCGGAAACCGAGGCGAGCGGGCGGATTCACACGTCAACTGTCACGGTGGCGGTGATCCCGGAAGCGGAAGAGGTCGATATCCAGGTCGATCAAAAAGATCTTCGGATCGATACCTTCTGCTCCTCCGGGCCGGGCGGCCAGAGTGTGAACACCACCTACTCGGCGGTCCGGATCACCCATATTCCGACCGGGACGGTCGTCTCTTGTCAAGACGAGCGCTCTCAGCTGAAAAATCGGACCAAGGCGATGCGGATCCTTCGCTCGCGCTTGCTTGAGATCGAGCGAGAGAAGCAGGAGCAGGAGATCGCGAAGAATCGGAAATCCCAGGTCGGGACCGGAGAGCGAAGCGAAAAGATCCGGACCTACAATTTCAAGGAAAACCGGCTGACCGATCATCGGATCAATCTCTCCTTCTATCAACTGGACCAGATTCTCCAAGGAGAGGTCGATTCGGTCATCAATGCGTTGATCACCGACGACGAAGAGAAGAGACTGGCGGAGTCGTAA